One region of Pseudoalteromonas galatheae genomic DNA includes:
- the parE gene encoding DNA topoisomerase IV subunit B, translating to MSQQNYNAEAIEVLNGLEPVKRRPGMYTDTTRPNHLGQEVIDNSVDEALAGHATKIDVILHEDNSFEVIDDGRGMPVDIHPEEGVPGVELILTKLHAGGKFSNKNYQFSGGLHGVGISVVNALSTRVEITVKRDAQIYEMAFENGDKVEDLRVTGSVGKRNTGTSVHFWPDASYFDSANFSITKLNHLLKAKAVLCPGLRIRFVNKQTKETQEWHYEAGLEDYLKDSAEGYEVLPKSPFTGSFSGSTEGVDWALHWLPEGGESIAESYVNLIPTAQGGTHVNGLRQGLLEAMREFCEFRNLIPRGVKLTPDDVWDRCSYVLSVKMQDPQFAGQTKEKLSSRSCATFVSGIVKDAFSLWLNEHTETAELLAELCISNAQKRLRAAKKVVRKKVTSGPALPGKLTDCSGSETERSEIFLVEGDSAGGSAKQARDREFQAIMPLRGKILNTWEVESGQILASQEVHDISVALGIDPDSEDLSGLRYGKICILADADSDGLHIATLLCALFVRHFPELVRKGHVFVAMPPLFRIDVGKEVYYALDEDEKKGILDRIEAEKKRGKVNVQRFKGLGEMNPLQLRETTMDPNTRRLVQLTLDEPEQTLEMMDMLLAKKRSGDRKIWLEQHGDKAEV from the coding sequence ATGAGTCAGCAAAACTATAATGCCGAAGCTATTGAGGTACTCAATGGCTTAGAGCCAGTTAAGCGCCGTCCAGGCATGTATACCGATACCACCAGACCTAATCATTTAGGCCAAGAGGTTATCGATAACAGTGTCGATGAAGCCTTAGCCGGACATGCCACCAAAATTGACGTGATCTTGCACGAAGACAACTCTTTTGAAGTCATCGATGACGGTCGAGGAATGCCTGTGGACATTCACCCAGAAGAGGGCGTGCCTGGGGTTGAATTGATCCTGACCAAACTTCATGCCGGGGGCAAGTTTTCCAATAAAAACTACCAGTTCTCCGGTGGTCTTCATGGGGTGGGTATATCAGTTGTTAACGCGTTGTCGACTCGAGTCGAAATTACCGTTAAACGCGATGCGCAAATCTATGAAATGGCATTTGAAAACGGCGATAAAGTCGAAGACTTACGAGTGACAGGAAGTGTTGGTAAGCGTAATACCGGCACCTCAGTACACTTTTGGCCCGACGCGAGTTATTTTGACTCAGCTAACTTCTCAATTACTAAGTTAAACCACTTGCTCAAAGCCAAGGCTGTATTGTGTCCTGGGCTTAGAATTCGTTTTGTAAATAAACAGACGAAAGAAACGCAAGAATGGCACTATGAGGCAGGTCTTGAGGATTACCTAAAAGACAGCGCTGAAGGCTATGAAGTGCTGCCGAAATCTCCATTTACAGGCAGTTTCAGTGGCTCAACCGAAGGGGTTGATTGGGCGCTTCATTGGTTGCCAGAGGGCGGCGAATCTATCGCTGAAAGCTATGTAAACCTAATTCCAACGGCACAAGGTGGAACCCATGTAAATGGGTTACGCCAAGGCTTACTTGAAGCGATGCGGGAGTTTTGTGAATTCAGAAACCTGATCCCGCGTGGCGTGAAACTGACGCCTGATGATGTTTGGGATCGCTGTAGTTATGTCTTGTCGGTTAAGATGCAAGACCCACAATTTGCCGGTCAAACCAAAGAAAAGCTGTCATCACGTTCGTGCGCTACTTTTGTATCAGGCATTGTCAAAGACGCCTTTAGTCTATGGTTGAACGAACACACTGAAACTGCAGAGTTACTTGCTGAACTGTGTATCAGCAATGCGCAAAAACGTTTGCGTGCTGCGAAAAAAGTGGTTCGTAAAAAAGTCACTTCGGGTCCTGCTTTACCGGGTAAATTAACCGATTGTTCTGGAAGTGAAACCGAACGCTCAGAAATCTTTTTGGTGGAAGGGGATTCAGCAGGTGGCTCGGCAAAACAAGCACGAGACCGCGAATTCCAAGCAATCATGCCACTGCGCGGTAAAATCCTAAATACTTGGGAGGTGGAATCTGGGCAGATCTTAGCCTCGCAAGAAGTACATGATATTTCTGTTGCCTTAGGTATCGACCCTGACTCTGAAGACTTATCTGGTCTACGCTATGGTAAAATATGTATCCTTGCGGATGCAGACTCCGACGGACTTCATATTGCTACTTTGTTATGCGCGCTCTTTGTAAGACACTTTCCAGAGCTTGTTCGTAAGGGACATGTTTTTGTTGCTATGCCGCCGCTATTTCGTATCGATGTTGGTAAGGAGGTTTACTATGCTCTTGATGAAGATGAGAAAAAGGGCATTTTAGACCGTATTGAGGCCGAAAAGAAACGCGGTAAAGTTAACGTACAGCGCTTTAAAGGATTGGGTGAAATGAACCCGTTGCAATTGCGTGAAACCACTATGGATCCAAATACTAGGCGTTTAGTTCAGCTGACATTAGATGAGCCTGAGCAAACCCTCGAAATGATGGATATGCTGCTAGCTAAAAAGCGCTCTGGCGACCGTAAAATTTGGCTTGAACAGCACGGAGATAAGGCAGAGGTTTAA
- a CDS encoding PQQ-dependent sugar dehydrogenase — MKIHSKLTTIATTLAAALLSSQALANDMLSRLSVPKGYELSYFAKDVENARQMAVGKDGTVYVGSRKAGKVHALIDNNRDGVADKKILVAEGLNMPSGIALKDGDLYVAEVERIVRFKQIAKNLKAPIKEVVFDDLPDKRHHGWKYLTVSPEGELIIPVGVPCNICAEDPKFGRIFSLNLETKKLSTIAKGVRNSVGFDYHPVTGKLWFSDNGRDMMGDDIPPCEINRVDEIGQHFGFPYVHGGSVLDPEFGEGKSVTDYTMPALALQAHVAPLGIHFYRGEQFPKAMKHQLFVAEHGSWNRSKKVGYRVMRANVQDGQIRGYEPFLTGFMENETTYGRPAAIAELSDGSLLVSDDYANAIYRISYNNK; from the coding sequence ATGAAAATACATAGTAAATTGACCACGATAGCGACGACGCTGGCAGCTGCGCTATTAAGCTCACAAGCACTGGCAAACGATATGCTTTCGCGCCTTTCAGTACCTAAAGGGTATGAGCTGAGCTATTTTGCTAAAGATGTTGAGAATGCAAGACAAATGGCGGTGGGCAAAGACGGCACTGTGTACGTTGGCTCTCGCAAAGCGGGCAAAGTTCACGCACTCATTGACAATAATCGTGATGGTGTAGCCGACAAGAAAATCTTAGTTGCAGAAGGGCTGAATATGCCCTCCGGTATCGCCCTAAAAGATGGTGACTTATATGTTGCTGAAGTTGAGCGTATTGTACGTTTTAAGCAAATCGCAAAAAACCTCAAGGCACCGATAAAAGAAGTGGTGTTCGATGATTTGCCTGACAAACGTCACCATGGCTGGAAGTACCTGACAGTATCGCCTGAAGGTGAACTGATCATTCCTGTTGGCGTGCCTTGTAATATTTGTGCCGAAGACCCGAAGTTTGGCCGTATATTTTCACTAAATCTTGAGACGAAAAAGCTTTCGACGATTGCCAAAGGCGTGCGTAACTCAGTGGGTTTTGATTATCACCCAGTAACCGGAAAGTTATGGTTTAGCGATAATGGTCGCGACATGATGGGAGATGACATTCCACCATGTGAAATTAACCGCGTTGACGAAATAGGTCAGCATTTTGGCTTTCCGTATGTTCATGGCGGCAGTGTGCTAGACCCTGAATTTGGCGAGGGTAAATCGGTGACTGACTACACCATGCCAGCACTTGCATTACAAGCACACGTTGCACCGCTGGGCATTCACTTTTACCGTGGCGAGCAATTTCCAAAGGCAATGAAACATCAGCTTTTTGTTGCTGAACATGGCTCTTGGAACCGCAGCAAAAAGGTGGGCTATCGAGTAATGCGAGCAAACGTGCAAGATGGCCAAATTAGAGGCTATGAGCCTTTCCTTACCGGCTTTATGGAAAACGAAACAACCTATGGTCGACCTGCCGCAATTGCAGAGCTTAGCGACGGTAGCCTGCTCGTTTCCGATGATTACGCCAATGCGATATATCGCATCAGCTACAACAACAAGTAA
- the parC gene encoding DNA topoisomerase IV subunit A, with translation MTDPQALSLQGIEQLPMGRFTEDAYLNYSMYVIMDRALPHIGDGLKPVQRRIVYAMSELGLSAQAKYKKSARTVGDVLGKYHPHGDSACYEAMVLMAQPFSYRYPLVDGQGNWGAADDPKSFAAMRYTEARLSKFSEVLLKELGQGTVDWTANFDGTLDEPQVLPARLPHILLNGVTGIAVGMATDIPPHNVREVAEACCLLLDKPKSELEEILELVKAPDYPTDAEIITPQEEIKKLYTTGRGSIKMRAVYTEEQGEVVITALPHQCSGAKVLEQIAAQMTAKKLPMVADLRDESDHENPTRIVIVPRSNRVKVEPLMAHLFATTDLEKNYRVNINMIGLDGRPQVKDLRQILSEWLVFRRETVRRRLQYRLDKVLARLHILEGLMIAFLNIDEVIEIIRNEDKPKEELIARFGLSDKQAEAILDLKLRHLAKLEEMKIRGEQDELEKERDGLEKTLGSERRMSTLMKKEIQEAAELYGDDRRSPVVERGEAKALSEKDLIPSESVTVVLSEKGWARFAKGHDIDAEGLNYRSGDSYKASAKGKSNQPAVFLDTSGRAFATDAHSLPSARSQGEPMTGRFNLAPGCNFEHVVMGEEKSTYLMATDGGYGFISDFADMVSKNKNGKAFVSVPKGAHLMAPIQVFDVATDMCMAISSEGRMLLFPLRDLPKLGKGKGNKIISIPSAKVQSREEFVKVLAVVPEGVSVTLHAGKRKLTLKPSDLEHYYGERGRRGNKLPRGLQRVDSYDLEHSGGETPEGNDASVDTEE, from the coding sequence ATGACAGATCCTCAAGCCTTGTCCTTGCAAGGCATTGAACAACTTCCGATGGGGCGTTTTACTGAAGATGCCTACCTGAACTACTCCATGTATGTGATCATGGATAGGGCGTTGCCGCATATTGGCGATGGCCTGAAGCCTGTACAACGTCGTATTGTATATGCGATGAGTGAGCTGGGCTTATCTGCTCAAGCAAAATACAAAAAATCTGCCCGTACCGTCGGTGACGTATTGGGTAAATATCATCCTCATGGCGATAGTGCTTGTTATGAGGCCATGGTTCTCATGGCGCAGCCGTTCTCTTATCGCTATCCGTTGGTGGATGGCCAGGGTAACTGGGGCGCTGCGGATGATCCTAAGTCATTTGCTGCGATGCGTTATACCGAGGCGCGTTTATCTAAGTTTTCAGAAGTACTGCTGAAAGAGCTTGGTCAAGGTACGGTTGATTGGACCGCTAACTTTGATGGTACCTTAGATGAGCCACAAGTGTTACCCGCGCGTTTACCACATATCTTATTGAATGGGGTGACAGGTATTGCGGTGGGAATGGCAACTGATATTCCACCGCACAACGTGCGTGAAGTTGCTGAAGCTTGTTGTTTGTTATTGGATAAGCCTAAATCCGAACTAGAAGAAATTCTAGAATTGGTCAAAGCGCCTGACTATCCAACCGATGCGGAAATCATTACGCCGCAAGAAGAAATCAAAAAGCTTTACACCACAGGTCGAGGCTCAATCAAGATGCGTGCTGTGTACACCGAAGAGCAAGGCGAAGTGGTGATCACCGCGTTGCCACACCAATGTTCGGGTGCCAAGGTGCTAGAGCAGATAGCAGCGCAAATGACAGCGAAGAAACTCCCCATGGTAGCGGATTTACGTGACGAATCGGACCATGAAAATCCGACGCGTATCGTCATCGTACCGCGCTCAAATCGAGTTAAGGTCGAGCCATTAATGGCACACCTATTTGCCACGACGGATCTTGAAAAGAACTACCGTGTTAACATCAATATGATTGGTTTAGACGGCCGTCCACAAGTTAAAGACTTGCGTCAGATTTTATCTGAGTGGTTAGTATTCCGTCGTGAAACGGTACGTAGACGTTTGCAGTATCGTTTAGACAAAGTACTTGCGCGTTTGCATATTCTTGAAGGTTTGATGATTGCGTTTTTGAATATCGATGAAGTCATCGAAATCATTCGCAACGAAGACAAGCCAAAAGAAGAGTTAATAGCGCGTTTTGGTCTTTCAGATAAGCAGGCAGAAGCAATTCTAGACCTGAAATTACGCCACCTTGCAAAGCTTGAAGAAATGAAGATCCGTGGTGAGCAAGATGAGCTTGAAAAAGAGCGCGATGGACTGGAAAAAACCTTAGGCTCTGAACGTCGCATGTCGACGTTGATGAAAAAGGAAATTCAAGAAGCTGCTGAATTGTATGGCGATGATAGACGCTCACCGGTAGTTGAGCGTGGTGAAGCCAAAGCGCTTAGCGAAAAAGATTTGATCCCATCAGAGTCTGTAACTGTTGTGCTATCTGAAAAAGGTTGGGCGCGTTTTGCAAAGGGTCACGATATCGATGCTGAAGGACTAAATTACCGCTCAGGAGACAGTTATAAAGCTTCTGCGAAAGGCAAGAGTAATCAGCCTGCGGTGTTCTTGGATACCTCAGGGCGAGCCTTTGCAACCGATGCGCATAGTTTACCTTCAGCCCGAAGTCAGGGTGAACCGATGACGGGTCGCTTTAACTTGGCGCCAGGATGTAACTTTGAACATGTAGTCATGGGCGAAGAAAAGTCGACTTACCTGATGGCGACTGATGGCGGTTACGGCTTTATTAGCGATTTTGCCGATATGGTGAGCAAAAACAAAAATGGTAAAGCGTTCGTTAGTGTACCAAAAGGTGCCCATTTGATGGCGCCAATTCAAGTATTCGATGTTGCCACCGATATGTGTATGGCGATTTCGAGCGAAGGCAGAATGCTGCTATTCCCATTACGTGATTTACCTAAGCTTGGTAAAGGTAAGGGGAATAAGATTATCTCAATCCCTAGCGCGAAAGTGCAAAGCCGCGAAGAGTTTGTCAAAGTGTTAGCGGTAGTACCTGAAGGTGTTTCTGTTACCTTACATGCAGGTAAGCGCAAGCTAACCTTAAAGCCGAGTGATTTAGAGCACTATTACGGTGAGCGAGGTCGTAGAGGTAATAAGTTACCGCGCGGATTACAGCGTGTTGATAGCTATGACTTAGAGCACAGTGGTGGCGAGACACCAGAAGGCAATGACGCTAGCGTAGATACCGAAGAATAA
- a CDS encoding phosphoribosyltransferase has protein sequence MSDKCYITAQQLLEDSFRLAAKVYEDGFRPDFIIGIWRGGAPIGIAVQEYYDYKGIETDHIAVRTSSYYGIGKQSKEIKVHGLHYIVENANAGDSLLIVDDVFDSGRSIFALKEKLAELMRLNLPSDIRVACPYYKPANKKVPMTPDYFIHESDEWLVFPHELSGLTPEELVDGKSDLANIKHLFAK, from the coding sequence ATGTCAGATAAGTGCTATATCACAGCGCAACAATTGCTAGAAGATTCATTTCGCTTAGCCGCTAAAGTTTATGAAGACGGATTTAGACCTGACTTTATTATCGGTATTTGGCGTGGTGGTGCGCCTATTGGTATTGCAGTTCAAGAATACTACGATTACAAAGGTATAGAGACTGATCATATCGCAGTGCGTACTTCTTCTTACTATGGCATTGGTAAGCAATCTAAAGAAATCAAAGTACACGGCCTGCATTACATCGTTGAAAATGCAAATGCTGGCGATTCATTACTAATCGTTGATGATGTATTTGATTCCGGTCGCAGCATTTTTGCGTTGAAAGAAAAGCTCGCAGAGCTAATGCGTTTGAACTTGCCTAGCGATATTCGTGTTGCTTGCCCATACTACAAGCCTGCGAACAAGAAAGTACCAATGACACCAGATTATTTTATTCACGAGTCTGATGAGTGGCTGGTATTCCCTCACGAGCTATCAGGTTTAACACCGGAAGAATTAGTGGATGGAAAGTCTGACTTAGCAAATATTAAACACCTATTTGCAAAATAA
- a CDS encoding Crp/Fnr family transcriptional regulator yields the protein MFQYHFSTNLVEQLLAFAGNSFQHSKKEVLIHQDEPLSKLILVTSGTVSFSYDVGNGRRLLLGQLDCNNTLIGEIEALNHQPCIYTVTCLSDVTYHLIELKYWRKLLLEQPELSLYTAQTIAAKFTENQKINLDKLLLPLSYNIAKDCLLRAENSNPTLLRAYSTVSAEAERFATTERAYRRVVSELVEKGLIVRSSEGLKPVDIDALEDFVDSFAQA from the coding sequence ATGTTTCAATATCATTTTTCAACCAATTTGGTCGAACAGTTACTCGCTTTTGCTGGTAATAGTTTTCAGCACAGTAAAAAAGAAGTCTTGATCCACCAAGATGAACCATTGAGTAAACTCATATTGGTGACCAGTGGTACTGTGTCTTTTAGTTATGATGTCGGTAACGGCCGCCGCTTATTGCTCGGTCAGCTGGACTGTAACAACACGCTAATTGGTGAAATCGAAGCGCTGAATCACCAGCCTTGTATTTATACCGTGACTTGCTTGAGTGATGTAACCTATCACCTCATTGAGCTAAAATATTGGCGAAAATTACTACTAGAGCAACCGGAACTGAGCCTATATACCGCGCAGACCATCGCCGCTAAGTTTACTGAAAATCAAAAGATAAATTTAGACAAGTTGCTGCTCCCGCTTAGCTACAACATCGCTAAAGATTGTTTATTACGTGCCGAGAATTCAAATCCAACTTTACTTCGTGCCTACTCAACGGTAAGTGCTGAAGCCGAAAGATTTGCGACCACTGAGCGTGCATATCGTCGTGTGGTCAGTGAATTGGTCGAAAAGGGCTTGATAGTACGCAGTAGTGAAGGCTTAAAGCCAGTCGATATTGATGCGCTTGAGGATTTTGTTGATAGCTTCGCGCAAGCTTAA
- a CDS encoding YgjV family protein — MSWEYLGYLASAFLVVSLMMSDVAKLRWFNLMGCICFTAYGALIQAWPVALTNGLLALVNTYHLVKLQKDQR; from the coding sequence ATGAGTTGGGAATATTTAGGCTATTTAGCCTCTGCTTTTTTGGTCGTTTCTTTGATGATGAGCGATGTTGCTAAGTTGCGTTGGTTCAATTTAATGGGTTGTATTTGTTTTACTGCCTATGGTGCACTTATACAAGCTTGGCCGGTGGCATTAACTAATGGTCTATTGGCACTAGTTAACACCTACCACTTGGTTAAATTACAAAAAGATCAACGCTGA
- a CDS encoding amidohydrolase, whose protein sequence is MKKTFLALLASFSLSSTAQVTVIHNVNGYTPTKSQQVERFSSLVIKDGKVVKTSPKDLSAQYPSATKFDGEGKTLLPGLIDAHGHIIGLGNNLLTLDVRGSKTIAEVGKRLSHYAKTHEGEWIIGRGWDQTLWPGGQFPTAADLDKYVKDKPVMLTRVDGHAIWVNSKAMALANISKSTKTPEGGEIITLNSGMPSGIFIDKAEDLIRTHVPAQSDAQVNKALNKAGEHLLSLGITSAHDAGIDHTTWQVYQARAKEHSMPLRVYAMLSASSPKLAEMLDAGVIKDTRDQLSIRSVKIYADGALGSRGAALIRDYHDRKGHKGLMLENQATLEALITQAIRSGYSAHTHAIGDRANRIVLDSYQHVFKKAGGRLLRNRIEHAQIVHLDDIPRFKTLDIIPSMQPVHATSDMHMAEKRLDDKQLSGAYAWQTFLKQGSRVAAGSDFPVELANPFHGLHAAITRQDHQDLPKDGWRPTEKLSREQALQAFTVDAAYAAFQEYKLGSLEQGKWADFILIDQDYFTVTEDKIDDIKVEQTWIAGELKYQR, encoded by the coding sequence ATGAAAAAAACATTCCTCGCGCTTTTGGCTAGCTTTAGCCTGTCATCAACAGCTCAAGTAACCGTAATTCACAATGTAAATGGTTATACACCGACTAAATCACAGCAAGTTGAGCGCTTTTCTTCTTTGGTCATTAAAGACGGTAAAGTCGTAAAAACGAGTCCAAAGGATCTCAGCGCCCAATATCCGAGTGCAACCAAATTTGATGGTGAGGGAAAAACCCTATTACCTGGTTTAATTGATGCACATGGCCACATCATAGGCCTTGGCAACAATTTACTCACACTCGACGTACGCGGTAGCAAAACCATTGCAGAAGTAGGAAAGCGGCTTAGCCACTACGCAAAAACCCATGAAGGTGAATGGATAATAGGTCGAGGCTGGGATCAAACCTTATGGCCCGGCGGACAGTTCCCAACCGCAGCCGATCTCGACAAATACGTAAAAGATAAGCCCGTCATGCTCACTCGAGTAGATGGTCATGCTATTTGGGTAAACTCAAAGGCGATGGCGCTTGCCAACATTTCGAAATCAACAAAGACGCCTGAAGGCGGTGAAATCATTACACTGAATAGCGGTATGCCGAGCGGAATTTTTATCGACAAAGCGGAAGATCTTATTCGCACTCATGTCCCTGCTCAGTCGGATGCACAGGTAAATAAGGCACTGAATAAAGCCGGAGAACACTTGCTGAGTCTAGGTATTACCTCAGCCCATGATGCTGGGATTGACCACACCACGTGGCAGGTTTACCAAGCACGCGCTAAGGAACACTCAATGCCTCTACGCGTCTACGCTATGCTCAGTGCAAGCTCACCTAAACTCGCGGAGATGTTAGACGCCGGAGTAATCAAAGATACACGAGATCAACTCTCTATTCGTAGCGTAAAAATTTATGCTGATGGTGCACTTGGCAGCCGAGGTGCGGCACTTATTCGCGACTATCATGATCGCAAAGGCCACAAAGGGCTGATGCTCGAAAATCAAGCGACGCTTGAAGCATTGATCACCCAAGCCATACGCAGCGGCTACAGCGCACACACGCACGCCATTGGCGATAGAGCGAATCGCATTGTGCTCGACTCATACCAACACGTTTTTAAAAAAGCAGGTGGAAGACTGCTCAGAAACCGCATTGAGCACGCACAAATTGTACATCTAGATGATATCCCCCGCTTTAAGACGTTAGATATCATTCCATCAATGCAGCCTGTTCATGCCACATCTGATATGCATATGGCCGAAAAGCGCCTAGACGACAAACAACTTAGTGGCGCTTACGCATGGCAAACATTCTTAAAGCAAGGAAGTAGAGTGGCGGCGGGTTCTGACTTTCCAGTGGAGCTTGCAAACCCCTTCCATGGTCTGCATGCCGCAATCACCAGGCAAGACCATCAGGATTTACCCAAAGATGGCTGGCGCCCAACAGAAAAGCTAAGCAGAGAACAAGCACTACAAGCATTTACTGTTGATGCTGCGTATGCCGCATTTCAAGAGTATAAACTGGGAAGTTTAGAACAAGGAAAGTGGGCCGATTTTATTTTAATTGACCAAGATTACTTTACCGTAACCGAAGATAAAATTGATGATATTAAAGTCGAGCAGACGTGGATTGCAGGTGAACTTAAATATCAGCGTTGA
- a CDS encoding DUF1543 domain-containing protein has product MKLFVVYLGGRIQGCHIEMHDVRFVAANTIEEAYPKLKQQWVGDKNSVHMDSYTIIEHADGYAIELTEERVEQAEHLYFVNLGGYKPDSLVEAHDFGLFVATNADEAKEKAKTFLLNGFSHIHKDDLHDVDDCFAIDLFDQNLNIKLSHSGQSTPLTPLWFGYYPL; this is encoded by the coding sequence GTGAAGTTGTTTGTTGTATACCTAGGCGGCCGTATTCAAGGTTGCCATATTGAAATGCATGATGTGCGCTTTGTCGCGGCAAATACAATTGAAGAAGCTTATCCAAAATTAAAGCAGCAATGGGTTGGTGATAAAAACTCGGTGCATATGGATAGCTACACAATCATTGAACATGCCGATGGCTATGCTATTGAACTTACCGAAGAGCGTGTTGAGCAAGCTGAGCATTTGTATTTTGTGAACTTGGGAGGATATAAGCCTGATAGTTTAGTTGAGGCGCATGACTTTGGGCTGTTCGTTGCAACGAATGCGGATGAAGCAAAAGAGAAGGCAAAAACGTTTTTGCTTAACGGCTTTAGCCATATTCATAAAGACGATTTACATGATGTGGATGACTGCTTTGCGATTGATTTATTTGATCAAAACTTAAATATCAAGCTCTCGCACAGTGGCCAATCAACACCGCTTACCCCGTTGTGGTTTGGTTATTATCCTCTATAA
- the proB gene encoding glutamate 5-kinase, with protein MTKNNKQTIVIKLGTSVLTAGSQTLNKPRLVELVRQCVTLRQAGHQVIVVSSGAVAAGRGVLQQPIGHSLAEKQMLAAIGQGQLIHLWQSLFSIYDVNVAQMLLTRADLEHRERYLTARDMLTKLLEHHVVPIINENDAVATSEIKVGDNDNLSAYVAILANADKLVLLTDQHGLFTADPRANPDAQLIEQVTHINDELRALAGGSGTQLGTGGMATKLQAADIAQRAGVDVVIAKGSEYDILPQVLNQTAPSTTFLKFDAPVGGRKRWLLSGPKSTGRIICDSGAIKAICHQGASLLAKGIIAVEGQFQRGELVQVFCQKGKLKAQGLTSLDNQELSLVLGCHSSEFAQRLGCESAEEIIHRDNLVVLNQPDHQDAINTI; from the coding sequence ATGACCAAAAACAATAAACAAACCATTGTTATCAAGCTCGGCACAAGTGTTTTAACTGCAGGCAGCCAGACCTTAAACAAACCCAGACTTGTTGAGCTGGTAAGGCAGTGTGTAACGTTACGCCAAGCAGGCCACCAAGTCATTGTTGTCTCTAGCGGTGCTGTGGCCGCAGGGCGCGGTGTATTACAGCAACCAATTGGTCATTCACTAGCTGAAAAACAGATGTTGGCTGCGATTGGGCAAGGCCAATTAATTCATTTATGGCAGTCATTGTTTAGTATTTACGACGTCAATGTGGCGCAAATGCTACTGACACGAGCCGATCTTGAACACCGCGAACGTTATCTAACGGCACGGGACATGCTCACTAAGCTTTTAGAGCATCATGTTGTGCCAATCATAAATGAAAACGATGCAGTGGCAACATCTGAAATCAAAGTTGGCGATAACGACAACCTCTCAGCCTACGTCGCAATTTTAGCAAATGCTGATAAATTGGTATTACTCACCGATCAGCATGGTCTCTTTACTGCGGATCCCAGAGCCAATCCAGATGCGCAGTTAATAGAGCAAGTAACACATATAAATGATGAGCTTAGAGCACTAGCGGGTGGCAGTGGTACACAGCTTGGCACGGGTGGCATGGCTACGAAGCTACAAGCGGCGGACATTGCTCAACGAGCAGGCGTTGATGTCGTGATAGCAAAAGGCAGCGAATATGACATTTTACCGCAAGTACTCAACCAAACCGCACCAAGCACGACGTTTTTGAAGTTTGACGCGCCTGTTGGAGGACGCAAGCGCTGGTTGCTTTCTGGCCCTAAATCAACAGGCAGGATAATTTGTGATAGTGGGGCTATCAAGGCGATATGTCACCAAGGTGCAAGCTTACTCGCCAAGGGAATTATTGCCGTTGAAGGCCAATTTCAGCGTGGTGAGTTGGTACAGGTATTTTGTCAAAAAGGCAAACTCAAAGCACAAGGGTTGACCAGTCTAGATAATCAAGAGCTCAGCCTTGTGCTTGGCTGCCACAGCAGTGAGTTTGCGCAGCGCCTTGGTTGTGAGAGCGCGGAGGAAATTATTCATCGTGATAATTTAGTTGTGTTAAACCAGCCTGATCATCAAGATGCGATAAATACGATATAA